The following proteins are co-located in the Haloarcula marismortui ATCC 43049 genome:
- a CDS encoding histidine kinase N-terminal 7TM domain-containing protein → MVLSPLTVVLLSGVVGMAVAFLVWLHRDRPGAGPLAVFVVAASLWAVAYGIELAVPGLSTMERLVQAQLTLSVIIPVAWLVTVIEYTGHPHWLTQRRTALLLIEPAVFVTLVWSNHAHELIWSGRGTQYVSASSVTLVPAYEVVYWGHMSYILLLILAGSFLLLRMLFRSNQVFQGQGLALLLAITVPTVIQTLFVLDVVPTTFNPTSLGYVASGAVLSVAILRGQLLDVAPVTRELGREAIFTEMDDLVIIVDDERRIVDVNAAATALFDGDQNTLLGRSLPQASPTLAETVPGPGERTQTETALERDGSVRYYDVRVIPLYRAYGVVSGHLISLRDITDRRQREQRLDVLNRLLRHDIRNEMNVVKGNADLLRDTADADERERLNRIMSTVDDIVDRSNKIGRVTEALETEQHSPTALQTLLDSVVSDAQDRHPDVAITLTCENDIWIRGGPSVLIALEELVENAVEHQATDAGPVAVEITATRADRTPGVHVAVHDNGPGITDHEREVIRSGTETPLKHGSGVGLWLVNWIVRNLGGRMSFPATDEPGTTVELQLPAAEPAHATDEPAAVHGENAD, encoded by the coding sequence ATGGTCCTGTCGCCGCTTACTGTCGTTTTATTGTCGGGTGTCGTCGGCATGGCTGTCGCCTTTCTGGTGTGGCTCCACCGGGACCGGCCGGGGGCAGGACCGCTGGCAGTGTTCGTCGTCGCGGCGAGCCTCTGGGCTGTTGCGTACGGTATCGAACTCGCTGTGCCGGGGCTGTCCACCATGGAGCGGCTCGTTCAGGCACAGTTAACGCTCTCAGTAATCATCCCTGTCGCGTGGCTCGTGACGGTTATCGAGTACACGGGGCACCCACACTGGCTCACCCAGCGCCGAACAGCGCTGTTGCTTATCGAACCGGCGGTGTTTGTCACGCTCGTGTGGTCGAACCATGCCCACGAACTCATCTGGTCCGGTCGCGGGACGCAGTACGTCTCGGCGTCGTCGGTGACGCTCGTGCCCGCGTACGAAGTCGTGTACTGGGGCCACATGTCCTACATACTGCTGTTAATCCTCGCCGGCAGTTTCCTCCTGTTGCGGATGCTGTTCCGGTCGAACCAGGTGTTTCAGGGTCAGGGGCTCGCGCTGCTACTCGCCATCACCGTCCCGACGGTCATCCAGACGCTGTTTGTGCTTGATGTGGTTCCAACCACGTTTAATCCGACAAGCCTTGGGTACGTCGCGTCGGGGGCCGTCCTCTCGGTCGCCATCCTCCGCGGGCAACTACTTGATGTGGCACCGGTGACCCGGGAACTGGGTCGGGAAGCTATCTTCACGGAAATGGACGACCTCGTCATCATTGTCGACGACGAGCGCCGTATCGTTGACGTCAATGCGGCCGCCACGGCGCTGTTCGACGGTGACCAGAACACGCTTCTGGGCCGTTCGCTACCGCAGGCGTCACCGACACTCGCCGAAACAGTCCCCGGCCCGGGTGAGCGAACGCAGACCGAGACGGCCCTCGAACGTGACGGCAGCGTCCGGTACTACGACGTGCGCGTGATACCGCTGTACCGCGCGTACGGTGTTGTTTCTGGCCATCTCATCAGCCTTCGTGATATCACAGACCGCCGACAGCGCGAACAGCGGCTAGATGTGCTTAACCGCTTGCTCCGTCACGATATCCGAAACGAGATGAACGTCGTCAAGGGGAACGCGGACTTGCTCAGGGATACGGCCGATGCCGACGAACGCGAGCGACTCAACCGTATTATGAGCACAGTCGACGACATCGTCGACCGCAGCAACAAGATCGGCCGAGTCACCGAGGCTCTAGAGACCGAACAGCACAGCCCGACAGCGCTTCAGACGCTGCTGGACTCGGTCGTGAGCGATGCGCAGGACCGTCATCCTGACGTGGCGATTACGCTCACCTGCGAGAATGATATCTGGATACGGGGCGGTCCGTCGGTCCTCATCGCGCTGGAGGAACTGGTCGAGAACGCTGTCGAACATCAGGCAACCGATGCGGGCCCAGTTGCGGTCGAGATTACGGCGACACGGGCCGATAGAACGCCGGGTGTCCATGTGGCCGTTCACGACAACGGTCCCGGTATCACCGACCACGAGCGCGAGGTTATCCGCTCGGGAACCGAAACGCCGCTCAAACACGGCTCCGGCGTCGGGCTCTGGCTCGTCAACTGGATCGTTCGGAACCTCGGCGGCCGGATGTCGTTCCCCGCCACAGACGAGCCGGGAACGACTGTGGAGTTGCAACTGCCGGCGGCTGAGCCAGCCCATGCGACGGACGAGCCCGCGGCAGTCCACGGCGAGAACGCTGATTGA
- a CDS encoding SDR family NAD(P)-dependent oxidoreductase — translation MDVPLYDSLDSQVVLVTGATRGIGKAIADGLVDLDATVYAGARDTDDIEATDRHAIELDVTDDDGMVAAVDRIEREQGRLDVLVNNAGVMDSREPLDGMPTDVIDHTLDTNLRGAVLMTKYALPLLLAEAGGRIVAMSSGLGAITESQSGGTPAYRISKTGVNGLTKYLDGEYAADGLIANSVCPGYVQTDMTEGSAPRTPEKGAETPVWLARFQPDAPSGRFWRDKAEIEW, via the coding sequence ATGGACGTTCCGCTGTACGACTCCCTCGACAGCCAAGTCGTACTCGTCACCGGCGCCACGCGGGGCATCGGGAAGGCAATCGCCGACGGGCTGGTCGACCTCGACGCGACGGTGTACGCCGGCGCTCGTGATACTGACGACATCGAGGCGACAGACCGTCACGCTATCGAACTCGACGTGACCGACGACGACGGGATGGTCGCCGCAGTCGACCGCATCGAGCGCGAGCAGGGCCGGCTTGACGTGCTGGTCAACAACGCCGGCGTGATGGACTCACGGGAACCGCTCGATGGGATGCCGACCGACGTTATCGACCACACCCTCGACACGAACCTCCGAGGAGCGGTGCTCATGACGAAGTACGCCCTTCCGCTGTTGCTGGCCGAGGCGGGCGGTCGCATCGTCGCCATGTCTTCCGGCCTCGGCGCCATCACCGAGAGTCAGTCAGGCGGCACGCCGGCCTACCGCATCTCGAAGACGGGCGTCAACGGGTTGACGAAGTACCTCGACGGCGAGTACGCGGCCGACGGCCTCATCGCCAACTCGGTGTGTCCGGGATACGTTCAGACGGACATGACTGAGGGGAGCGCCCCCCGAACGCCCGAAAAGGGTGCTGAGACGCCAGTATGGCTCGCTCGCTTCCAACCCGACGCGCCGAGCGGGCGGTTCTGGCGCGACAAGGCTGAAATCGAGTGGTAG
- a CDS encoding NUDIX hydrolase has product MSSDAVDETHENARQEVIAVDADDNEEGLVNRLDAHTGDGVRHRAFTALLFDENDRILLAQRAANKRLWDTHWDGTVASHPVEGQTQVEATEERLEEELGVDPSQYQNLRVTDRFEYKRYYENAGLEWEVCAVLQATLHDTSLEPNPEEVDGLMWVPYERLREHPEYYRQLRLCPWFEIAMRRDEER; this is encoded by the coding sequence ATGAGTTCCGACGCGGTCGACGAGACACACGAAAACGCCCGACAGGAGGTCATCGCGGTAGACGCCGATGACAACGAGGAGGGACTGGTCAATCGGCTCGACGCCCACACTGGCGACGGTGTTCGCCACCGCGCGTTCACCGCTCTGCTGTTCGACGAGAACGACCGAATCCTGCTCGCACAGCGCGCGGCGAACAAGCGCCTCTGGGATACACACTGGGACGGGACCGTCGCCTCCCACCCTGTCGAAGGTCAGACGCAGGTCGAAGCCACCGAGGAACGGCTCGAAGAGGAACTGGGAGTTGACCCCTCGCAGTACCAGAACCTCCGCGTGACCGACCGGTTCGAGTACAAGCGCTACTACGAGAACGCTGGCCTCGAATGGGAAGTGTGTGCGGTCCTGCAGGCCACACTCCACGACACCTCGCTGGAACCGAACCCCGAGGAGGTCGACGGCCTCATGTGGGTCCCCTACGAGCGACTGCGTGAACATCCCGAGTACTACCGTCAGCTCCGGCTCTGCCCCTGGTTCGAGATCGCGATGCGCCGGGACGAAGAACGGTAA
- a CDS encoding helix-turn-helix domain-containing protein: MPHAELTLTIPEEIWIGDVSRAYDDATFRILSALPGEDAGVGLAEITSDDLPAVLRDIENRESVTTLEILSHRDDSALVQFETSMPLLLFPVQGSGVPLEMPFTLSDGEAVWEISAPQERLSELGEQLEEFGISFSVDRIQQHLETEQVLTESQLELVQEAIDAGYYDTPRECSLTDLADRVGIAKSTCSETLHRAEEQILKQFVSDHPAR; the protein is encoded by the coding sequence ATGCCACACGCTGAACTCACGCTCACGATTCCGGAGGAAATCTGGATCGGCGATGTCTCGCGAGCGTACGACGACGCGACGTTTCGCATCCTGTCTGCGCTCCCCGGCGAGGACGCCGGTGTCGGGCTCGCGGAGATTACATCGGACGACCTCCCGGCGGTCCTCCGTGATATCGAGAACCGCGAGTCGGTCACAACTCTCGAAATCCTCTCTCACCGTGACGACAGCGCACTGGTTCAGTTCGAGACATCGATGCCGCTCCTGCTCTTCCCAGTGCAGGGCTCGGGTGTCCCGCTGGAAATGCCGTTTACCCTGTCCGACGGCGAGGCCGTCTGGGAGATATCAGCGCCACAGGAGCGACTCTCCGAACTTGGCGAGCAACTGGAGGAATTCGGCATCTCCTTCAGTGTCGACCGCATCCAACAACACCTCGAAACCGAGCAGGTGCTCACCGAGAGCCAGCTAGAACTGGTTCAGGAGGCCATCGACGCGGGCTACTACGACACGCCACGGGAGTGCTCACTGACGGACCTGGCGGACCGCGTCGGTATCGCGAAGTCGACCTGCAGCGAGACACTCCACCGCGCAGAGGAACAGATACTCAAGCAGTTCGTTTCGGACCACCCGGCGCGGTGA
- a CDS encoding SRPBCC family protein, with protein sequence MERVSLTRTVPANPETVTALITDVEPFMLAAGFDEVTLDGDNLGIMNRVGLFEIELDLEIVETDAVLRYEQRQGIFESMITEYTVEAVDAGTEVTATTEYSALDLPVLGEMIDSTVISRQRKKELNKQFDWLVEQVS encoded by the coding sequence ATGGAGCGCGTTTCGCTGACCCGGACGGTCCCGGCTAACCCGGAGACCGTCACTGCGCTGATAACGGACGTAGAGCCGTTTATGCTTGCAGCAGGGTTTGACGAGGTGACACTCGACGGAGACAACCTCGGCATCATGAATCGCGTCGGACTCTTCGAAATCGAACTGGATCTGGAAATCGTCGAGACTGACGCAGTGCTGCGGTACGAGCAACGGCAGGGCATCTTCGAGTCGATGATAACAGAGTACACGGTCGAGGCCGTCGACGCTGGGACCGAAGTCACGGCGACGACAGAGTATAGCGCACTCGACCTCCCGGTGCTCGGCGAGATGATCGATTCGACCGTCATTTCGCGACAGCGCAAGAAGGAACTGAACAAGCAGTTCGACTGGCTGGTCGAACAGGTGTCGTAG
- a CDS encoding CGCGG family putative rSAM-modified RiPP protein produces the protein MSHSHEDVPPVTTEVHDTSWSANLETPAHAKDPNVVVEQAIDAVEMTTAGNHVNLVSHADHGHPETYLFDALAEAFGETISVEYVQQCGCGGHVTRVHREA, from the coding sequence ATGAGCCATTCCCACGAGGACGTGCCTCCGGTTACAACCGAGGTTCACGACACCTCCTGGTCGGCGAATCTGGAGACGCCCGCACACGCTAAGGACCCCAACGTGGTCGTCGAACAGGCCATCGATGCCGTCGAGATGACGACGGCGGGGAACCACGTCAATCTGGTGAGCCACGCCGACCACGGCCACCCGGAAACCTACCTGTTCGATGCGCTGGCGGAGGCGTTCGGCGAGACCATTTCAGTGGAGTACGTCCAGCAGTGTGGCTGTGGGGGCCACGTCACCCGCGTCCATCGGGAGGCATAG
- a CDS encoding radical SAM/SPASM domain-containing protein, whose amino-acid sequence MRGKLDLGEQPLVLIWEVTQACELACKHCRADAQPRRHPDELSTAEGKALLDQASEFGDGQLVVLSGGDPLARGDLPELVEYGTEQGLRMTLTPSGTNSITPERLAELDDAGLRRLALSIDGGDSDAHDTFRGESGSFEATMAAAEAARNLDIPLQINTTVCAETVEQLPAIRDLVADLDAVLWSVFFLVPVGRGRVLTPIDPERAERVLKWLHEVSDEASFGLKTTEAPHYRRVAMEQQDEGASGLKRRMGIRAGKGFAFVSHTGEVFPSGFLPKSAGSVREESVVDIYRDSPLFQQLRDDDALTGKCGACRYRTVCGGSRSRAYATTGDPLAADPLCDYRPDGFEGSVPDQHPAD is encoded by the coding sequence ATGCGGGGGAAACTCGACCTCGGCGAGCAGCCGCTGGTGCTGATATGGGAAGTGACACAGGCCTGCGAACTGGCGTGCAAGCACTGCCGGGCCGACGCCCAGCCTCGCCGGCATCCCGACGAGCTCTCGACGGCGGAGGGGAAGGCGCTGCTGGATCAAGCCAGCGAGTTCGGCGACGGTCAGCTGGTCGTCCTCTCGGGCGGGGACCCGCTGGCTCGCGGGGACCTCCCTGAACTCGTCGAGTATGGTACCGAGCAGGGCCTCCGAATGACACTGACGCCCAGCGGGACGAACTCGATCACGCCCGAGCGGCTGGCCGAACTCGATGACGCCGGACTTCGGCGGCTGGCCCTGTCCATCGACGGCGGCGACAGCGACGCTCACGACACGTTCCGGGGTGAGTCCGGGAGCTTTGAGGCGACGATGGCAGCGGCCGAGGCGGCCCGCAACCTCGATATCCCGTTGCAGATCAACACCACCGTCTGCGCCGAGACGGTCGAGCAACTGCCGGCGATCCGGGACCTCGTCGCGGACCTCGATGCGGTGCTGTGGTCGGTGTTCTTCCTCGTCCCGGTCGGTCGCGGGCGAGTGCTGACACCGATTGACCCCGAGCGAGCCGAGCGCGTGTTGAAGTGGCTCCACGAGGTCAGCGACGAGGCGTCGTTCGGCCTCAAGACGACCGAAGCGCCCCACTACCGACGCGTCGCGATGGAGCAACAGGACGAGGGAGCCAGCGGGCTCAAACGCCGGATGGGTATTCGTGCTGGCAAGGGGTTCGCCTTCGTGAGCCACACCGGCGAGGTGTTCCCCTCCGGGTTCCTTCCGAAATCGGCGGGCAGCGTTCGAGAGGAAAGCGTCGTGGACATTTACCGGGACTCACCGCTGTTCCAGCAGCTCAGGGACGACGACGCGTTGACGGGCAAATGCGGGGCCTGTCGATACCGGACGGTCTGTGGCGGTAGTCGGTCGCGAGCGTACGCGACGACCGGGGACCCGCTGGCGGCGGACCCGCTGTGTGACTACCGGCCGGACGGGTTCGAGGGATCGGTTCCTGACCAGCACCCAGCAGATTGA
- a CDS encoding helix-turn-helix domain-containing protein, with the protein MSDSGIRVELSVDAPGACPVASVSDEAGTAVTDVARSSPDADGQVIEEFTATGTDDGAIEAREDMEKVFVTGNGTRYQFSRSRTECVCEAVETYDCPVADIRAEGGQLRLTFHAPDVDRVRAIVTRLKELYDGVSLRSMRRNGDVDPVDSILVDRSKLTDRQQEVLETAVDMGYFEYPKGANAGDVATELDISVSTFAEHLAAAQTKLLDSIVAE; encoded by the coding sequence ATGAGCGACTCCGGCATTAGAGTGGAGCTGTCGGTCGACGCCCCGGGGGCCTGTCCGGTGGCGAGCGTCTCGGATGAGGCGGGCACGGCCGTGACCGATGTCGCCCGAAGCAGCCCAGATGCAGACGGGCAGGTCATCGAAGAGTTCACTGCGACGGGTACTGACGACGGGGCAATCGAGGCACGGGAGGACATGGAGAAAGTGTTCGTGACGGGCAACGGGACCCGCTACCAGTTTTCCCGGTCGCGAACTGAGTGCGTCTGCGAGGCGGTCGAAACGTATGACTGTCCGGTCGCGGATATCCGTGCTGAGGGCGGGCAGCTCCGCCTGACCTTCCACGCGCCTGATGTCGACCGGGTGCGCGCTATCGTGACGCGGCTGAAAGAACTGTACGACGGCGTTTCGCTCCGGTCGATGCGGCGGAACGGCGACGTGGACCCGGTGGACTCGATTCTCGTCGACCGAAGTAAACTCACCGACCGGCAGCAGGAAGTGCTCGAAACCGCCGTCGATATGGGGTACTTCGAATATCCGAAAGGGGCCAACGCCGGCGACGTGGCGACGGAACTGGACATCTCCGTCTCGACGTTCGCGGAACACCTTGCCGCCGCCCAGACGAAGCTGCTCGACAGCATTGTCGCGGAGTAG
- a CDS encoding DUF2249 domain-containing protein, with amino-acid sequence MSTEHQEAVQELDVRDVDGEPFEQIMSALDSVSESEALRLVNSFEPVPLYDVLTRKGYRYDAEQVADEEWHVTIRPE; translated from the coding sequence ATGAGCACAGAGCACCAGGAGGCGGTACAGGAACTCGACGTTCGGGACGTTGACGGGGAACCGTTCGAACAGATCATGAGCGCCCTCGATTCTGTCAGCGAAAGCGAGGCGCTCAGGCTGGTGAACAGTTTCGAGCCAGTACCGCTGTACGACGTCCTCACGAGAAAGGGATACCGGTACGACGCGGAGCAGGTCGCCGACGAAGAGTGGCACGTCACAATCAGGCCGGAGTGA
- a CDS encoding ArsR/SmtB family transcription factor codes for MEKALWYLLTATRGGANRARIIDALADRPMNANELADELDVGYKTIRHHMEQLEDHDVVESGDEEYAKLYFLTDRFDNYRDTFEEIVEKMDE; via the coding sequence ATGGAGAAAGCGCTCTGGTATCTGCTGACGGCGACACGCGGCGGTGCCAACCGGGCGCGTATCATCGACGCTCTCGCGGACCGACCGATGAACGCAAACGAACTCGCCGACGAACTCGACGTAGGCTACAAGACGATCAGACATCACATGGAACAGCTAGAGGACCACGACGTGGTCGAATCCGGCGACGAGGAGTACGCCAAACTCTACTTCCTGACTGACCGGTTCGACAACTACCGCGACACTTTCGAGGAAATCGTGGAGAAGATGGACGAATGA
- a CDS encoding pyridoxal phosphate-dependent aminotransferase has protein sequence MTAFSRRVEQVSISGIREVFEAAGEDAINLGLGQPDFPTPEHAREAAVEAIQAGKVDAYTSNKGTEELREAIAAKHERDNDLEVDPGDIIATSGGSEALHIALEAHVDAGQEVIFPDPGFVSYDALTHLAGGTPRPVPLREDLTMAPETVEEAITDDTAAFVVNSPANPTGAVQSPEDMREFARIADEHDVLCISDEVYEHQVFEGEHRSPAEFSETGNVVIVNACSKAYSMTGWRLGWVTGATDRIERMLRVHQYAQACASAPAQYAAEAALTGPQEPVAEMREAFKERRDVLLDGLNEMGLDCPTPKGAFYAMPKVPDGWVDEVIDRGVVVVPGDAFGEHGAGYARISYATDMETLEEAIDIMADATAALR, from the coding sequence ATGACTGCATTCTCCCGGCGGGTAGAGCAGGTATCGATCTCGGGCATCCGCGAAGTGTTCGAGGCGGCGGGCGAGGACGCAATCAACCTCGGCCTCGGCCAGCCGGACTTCCCGACGCCGGAGCACGCGCGCGAAGCGGCTGTCGAGGCAATTCAGGCCGGAAAAGTCGATGCTTACACGTCGAACAAGGGGACTGAGGAACTCCGGGAAGCCATCGCCGCCAAGCACGAGCGGGATAACGACCTTGAGGTCGACCCCGGAGACATCATTGCCACGTCGGGCGGGAGCGAGGCGCTGCATATCGCGCTGGAGGCCCACGTCGATGCAGGACAGGAGGTCATCTTCCCGGACCCGGGCTTTGTCTCCTACGACGCGCTGACCCACCTCGCCGGCGGGACGCCGCGACCTGTCCCACTGCGCGAGGACCTCACGATGGCCCCTGAGACGGTCGAGGAGGCCATCACCGACGACACGGCGGCGTTCGTGGTGAACTCGCCCGCGAACCCGACCGGAGCGGTCCAGTCCCCCGAGGATATGCGGGAGTTCGCCCGCATCGCCGATGAGCACGACGTGCTGTGTATCTCTGACGAGGTGTACGAACACCAGGTGTTCGAGGGCGAGCATCGCTCGCCGGCGGAGTTCAGCGAGACGGGCAACGTCGTCATCGTCAACGCCTGCTCGAAGGCGTACTCGATGACGGGCTGGCGGCTCGGCTGGGTCACCGGGGCGACGGACCGCATCGAGCGGATGCTGCGGGTCCACCAGTACGCACAGGCCTGTGCGTCAGCCCCGGCCCAGTACGCCGCCGAGGCGGCGCTGACCGGCCCACAGGAGCCCGTCGCGGAGATGCGCGAGGCTTTCAAAGAGCGGCGGGACGTGCTGCTGGATGGCCTCAATGAGATGGGACTGGATTGTCCGACGCCCAAGGGCGCGTTCTACGCGATGCCGAAGGTCCCCGACGGCTGGGTAGACGAAGTTATCGACCGTGGGGTCGTGGTCGTCCCTGGCGATGCTTTCGGCGAACACGGCGCGGGCTACGCCCGCATCTCCTACGCGACAGACATGGAGACGCTGGAAGAGGCCATCGACATCATGGCCGACGCGACGGCGGCGCTCCGCTGA
- a CDS encoding thiolase family protein has product MTDVVLVDGARTAHGELLGRLTDRSAIALGSAAVEGLLNRTSVDEDSVDWVGLGNAVQAGVGQVPARQVVVESSLPDDVAATTLNEASGSGLRAITTAADRIEAGRASVCLAGGMESMSNAPYLVPDMRGGRRHGNSELVDAMIWDSLWDKQYDAHMGTLTEELAAEHDISREAQDEYARRSNHRAGEAIQSGQFTEELVPVETADGLVTEDEGPHPDTTVDKLAALPPAFADGGTITAGNASKLSDGAGAVVLADAETVKREGLGPMAHVEDYAVAYRDPSEFSIAVRDVVSKLLERNDLTVADVDHFELNEAFAAQMVYVADELDIPAEKHNPLGGAVALGHPIGASGGILTTTMLYAMERADHHRGIVGMSVGGGGAIAMSVVR; this is encoded by the coding sequence ATGACTGATGTGGTTCTGGTCGACGGCGCACGCACCGCACACGGTGAACTGCTGGGAAGGCTCACAGACCGAAGCGCGATAGCGCTCGGCAGTGCGGCCGTCGAGGGACTGCTCAATCGGACCAGCGTCGACGAGGACAGTGTTGACTGGGTCGGCCTCGGAAACGCAGTGCAGGCCGGCGTCGGTCAGGTCCCGGCCAGACAGGTCGTCGTCGAATCGTCGCTCCCTGACGACGTGGCTGCGACGACACTCAACGAGGCGTCGGGGTCGGGACTGCGAGCGATCACAACCGCCGCCGACCGCATCGAGGCCGGTCGGGCGTCGGTGTGTCTCGCCGGCGGCATGGAGTCGATGTCGAACGCTCCGTATCTCGTGCCGGATATGCGCGGCGGTCGCCGCCACGGGAACAGCGAACTCGTTGACGCGATGATATGGGACTCGCTGTGGGACAAACAGTACGACGCGCATATGGGCACGCTGACGGAGGAACTCGCCGCCGAGCACGACATCAGCCGCGAAGCCCAGGACGAGTACGCTCGGCGGAGCAATCACCGGGCCGGCGAGGCTATCCAGTCCGGGCAGTTCACCGAGGAACTCGTTCCTGTGGAAACGGCGGACGGGCTCGTGACAGAGGACGAAGGGCCACATCCGGACACGACGGTAGATAAGCTGGCGGCGCTCCCACCGGCTTTTGCGGACGGTGGGACAATCACCGCCGGCAACGCATCGAAGCTTTCTGACGGGGCAGGTGCAGTGGTGCTGGCCGACGCCGAGACGGTCAAGCGCGAGGGGCTGGGGCCGATGGCCCACGTCGAGGACTACGCGGTTGCCTACCGCGATCCGTCGGAGTTCTCAATCGCGGTACGGGACGTAGTGTCGAAGCTCCTAGAGCGCAACGACCTCACCGTCGCCGACGTGGACCACTTCGAACTCAACGAGGCCTTTGCCGCGCAGATGGTGTACGTCGCCGACGAACTCGACATCCCCGCCGAAAAGCACAATCCCCTCGGCGGCGCGGTGGCGCTCGGCCATCCAATCGGAGCCAGCGGCGGCATCCTCACGACCACGATGCTGTATGCGATGGAGCGAGCGGATCATCATCGCGGCATCGTGGGGATGAGCGTCGGCGGTGGCGGCGCGATTGCGATGAGCGTTGTCCGATAG
- a CDS encoding MarR family transcriptional regulator: protein MVDVLENKRAATRFRVLVEIAERQPAVSQGEIADAVGVTSQAVSEYIRELVDDGLVEKEGRSRYRVTKEGVDWVFQSATDVRRFADHVTDDVLGSVQEDAAIATADLAEGETVTLSLSDGLLHADPGGGDATGVTTTSAAEGEVVGVTGFEGVIDLDPGHVSVIQVPPVRSGPVENIDDIAAACADVPIVTAAGVESVVALRDADIEPTTHFAAGEVAAAAASRGLDAVVVATQDTVGRVTDALRDASVDYDVTQ, encoded by the coding sequence ATGGTCGACGTCCTGGAGAACAAGCGGGCCGCAACGCGGTTTCGGGTCCTCGTGGAGATCGCCGAGCGCCAGCCCGCAGTGAGTCAGGGCGAAATCGCCGACGCTGTCGGTGTGACGAGCCAGGCCGTCAGCGAGTACATCCGTGAACTCGTCGACGACGGCCTCGTCGAGAAGGAAGGGCGGTCGCGCTATCGCGTCACGAAAGAGGGCGTCGACTGGGTGTTCCAGTCCGCGACCGACGTCCGCCGGTTCGCCGACCACGTCACCGACGACGTGCTCGGCAGCGTGCAGGAAGACGCCGCCATCGCCACGGCGGATCTGGCGGAAGGCGAGACGGTCACGCTCTCGCTATCAGACGGCCTGTTGCACGCCGACCCCGGCGGCGGCGACGCGACGGGCGTGACGACGACCAGCGCCGCAGAGGGCGAAGTCGTCGGCGTCACCGGCTTCGAGGGCGTCATCGACCTCGACCCCGGCCACGTCAGCGTCATTCAGGTCCCGCCGGTCCGGTCGGGGCCGGTCGAGAACATCGACGACATCGCCGCGGCTTGTGCAGATGTCCCTATTGTTACCGCCGCGGGCGTCGAATCCGTCGTTGCGCTCCGCGATGCCGACATCGAACCGACAACACATTTCGCGGCGGGTGAGGTGGCCGCCGCCGCCGCATCGCGGGGACTCGATGCTGTTGTCGTCGCGACACAGGACACCGTCGGGCGTGTGACCGACGCACTCCGCGATGCGAGCGTCGACTACGACGTGACACAGTGA
- a CDS encoding metallophosphoesterase codes for MCLVPMTDNISLPGADWTAMTASYDDRALLLGETLVVADLHVGRGTGGNLELPVGSGSDMVQRFQSLVERHDPAEVIIAGDLLHSFRTVPRSVESTVAGLKSACQAVGARLLVTPGNHDTMLDSVWDGPTETTYRVGETVVCHGHEAPDVDAERYVVGHDHPTISIEGQRQPCYLVGSGQYRGSDVVMLPSFNRLNAGVEVNEMRASDFQSPLVTDADRLEPVVWDESGRETLSFPPLGEFRRML; via the coding sequence ATGTGTCTCGTCCCCATGACCGACAATATAAGCCTCCCCGGTGCTGACTGGACGGCGATGACAGCCAGCTACGACGACCGGGCGCTCCTGCTCGGGGAGACGCTCGTCGTCGCGGACCTCCACGTCGGCCGGGGCACCGGCGGGAACCTCGAACTCCCGGTCGGGTCCGGCTCGGACATGGTCCAGCGGTTCCAGTCGCTCGTCGAGCGCCATGACCCAGCGGAGGTCATTATCGCCGGCGACCTCCTCCACTCGTTCCGGACCGTCCCTCGGTCGGTCGAGAGCACCGTGGCGGGGCTCAAAAGCGCCTGTCAGGCGGTCGGAGCACGCTTGCTCGTGACGCCGGGTAACCACGACACGATGCTCGACAGCGTGTGGGACGGCCCGACCGAAACGACGTATCGCGTCGGCGAAACCGTCGTCTGTCACGGCCACGAGGCACCCGACGTTGATGCCGAGCGCTACGTCGTTGGACACGACCATCCCACCATTTCCATCGAGGGTCAGCGCCAACCCTGCTATCTCGTCGGGAGCGGCCAGTACCGCGGCAGCGACGTGGTGATGCTCCCGTCGTTCAACAGGCTGAACGCCGGCGTGGAGGTCAACGAGATGCGGGCCAGCGACTTTCAGTCCCCGCTCGTTACTGATGCCGACCGATTAGAGCCGGTAGTCTGGGACGAGAGCGGGCGCGAGACGCTGTCGTTCCCGCCGCTGGGTGAGTTCCGGCGCATGCTATAA